One stretch of Pomacea canaliculata isolate SZHN2017 linkage group LG11, ASM307304v1, whole genome shotgun sequence DNA includes these proteins:
- the LOC112574770 gene encoding uncharacterized protein LOC112574770 isoform X1 encodes MADTEVLTTQQGLPEREERYRYLDQLNRALSEIKSKDRGEIEEKKKEILAFCKQEMEKTICNQDHQEIGDWLNKIAETGVNREAREKAWFKYAQEVYWDLEKSNSNNNKKKSHISGRRLPKWEELITRISQMIKDKKLWEPKVGYPPLCPPKTLKEDLLRDVDFTEVDKDARAKLNSPKDSFDKLVQHLTSHLSSDLHKLRAIFVWMGAQKIGFRQQESNCKDKNSPEYYLQEASKNSRLIDIMFARMCRAARIPCVLVNGKAKGTNYEPGNVDSEGEYTWAVVYVADSWRFVFSLAAFVAVHGYQSEHLFLVEESGEQIIARLPANVGTKMSSFDEFYFLTDPEVMNYFCHPYDEDKQLVTEPWTEEEFFDSPFFSKSYFSSAWKLISPWTCVIKTTTGWCLIDMFNPGPGYKLKYRLFSGEIVETDRCVTILKRTQQRESFLVRLPETGKYKFEVLEVHGVGEISLVTFQIVYDDASSKTRPLPSNPENGFGFGEAAAEAGLSEPSHTEGVVPVKSGDEISIHFKVKDDVDISARLVHFSRESEKLRDNITVNRENKNVTIIARLPADDPKPEYSLEVDTSKNIKGTDYSIKELPALNYLLTSDETLSTVITDKDRKEHLQHYEDAWVSVGNDDAGILEKAASMLKMAGINDPILTQKIRNKQTCYKNMLEEMLTSARERNLDRLNKDLKTCIAANLQNRGDIENSKKVLIALCEEEMEKAVKGNKLEELRECIKKIENTCVGAVVQEQAWFKEVQKDIKRRTLSVREQDEANVRRPPGHVMDVIVAAFILIGEKEENLDSWQKVVARLKETNEKELQKKVNSYTTDYLNQQRVNLAKKKLDRAEGTFADYRSIETLKKRCWDKIRSYETVGRLKKTTNAVEMKNINCPARGCNISLILMKK; translated from the exons ATGGCTGACACTGAAGTCCTGACAACACAACAAGGACTGCCAGAGAGGGAAGAAAGGTACAGATACTTGGATCAGCTAAATCGTGCACTCTCAGAAATAAAGTCTAAAGACAGAGGAGAAatagaggagaagaagaaagaaattctgGCATTTTGTAAGCAAG AAATGGAAAAGACGATTTGCAATCAAGATCATCAAGAGATCGGAGACTGGCTGAATAAAATAGCCGAGACTGGTGTCAATAGAGAGGCAAGGGAAAAGGCTTGGTTCAAGTATGCCCAGGAGGTATATTGGGATCTGGAAAAgtccaacagcaacaacaacaagaag AAAAGCCATATTTCTGGAAGACGCTTACCAAAGTGGGAAGAATTGATCACCCGAATTTCTCAAATGATTAAG GATAAGAAGCTATGGGAGCCCAAAGTTGGGTACCCACCCCTATGTCCGCCGAAGACCCTCAAGGAGGACCTACTCCGAGATGTAGACTTCACTGAGGTGGACAAGGACGCTCGGGCG AAACTCAATTCACCAAAGGACAGTTTCGACAAACTTGTCCAGCACCTCACCAGTCATTTAAGCTCCGATCTACACAAGTTAAGAGCCATTTTTGTGTGGATGGGCGCTCAGAAGATAGGATTTCGACAACAGGAAAGCAACTGCAAAGATAAGAACAGTCCAGAATACTACCTACAGGAGGCATCGAAAAACAGCAGGTTAATTGACATAATGTTCGCCAGGATGTGTAG AGCTGCAAGAATCCCATGTGTTCTTGTGAACGGAAAGGCAAAAGGTACAAACTACGAGCCAGGTAATGTTGATAGCGAAGGAGAATATACCTGGGCAGTTGTTTACGTGGCCGACAGCTGGCGATTCGTGTTTTCTCTCGCTGCCTTCGTAGCAGTACATGGGTACCAAAGTGAACACTTATTCTTGGTTGAGGAGTCTGGAGAGCAAATAATAGCaag gcTCCCAGCAAATGTCGGTACCAAGATGTCCAGTTTTGACGAATTTTATTTCCTGACTGACCCTGAGGTGATGAATTATTTCTGTCACCCATATGATGAAGACAAGCAGCTGGTGACTGAACCATGGACAGAAGAGGAATTCTTTGACTCGCCTTTCTTTAGTAAATCTTATTTCTCATCTGCATGGAAGCTAATCAGCCCATGGACGTGCGTAATCAAGACCACAACAGGATGGTGTTTGATTGACATGTTCAATCCAGGACCTGGTTATAAACTTAAATACAGATTATTCTCCGGAGAAATTGTGGAAACGGATCGCTGCGTAACTAT ATTAAAGCGGACTCAGCAGAGGGAATCATTTCTGGTCAGACTTCCAGAGACTGGAAAATACAAATTTGAAGTGTTGGAAGTTCATGGAGTTGGAGAAATTAGCCTAGTCACATTCCAGATCGTTTATGATGATGCGTCTTCAAAGACACGGCCCTTGCCGTCCAACCCAGAAAACGGGTTTGGCTTCGGTGAAGCAGCTGCTGAAGCTGGATTGTCGGAGCCTTCCCACACGGAAGGGGTTGTGCCGGTGAAAAGTGGTGACGAGATCAGCATCCACTTCAAGGTTAAAGATGATGTGGACATTTCGGCCAGACTTGTCCACTTCAGCAGGGAATCAGAAAAACTTCGTGACAACATCACCGTAAAccgagaaaacaaaaatgtaacaattaTTGCAAGACTGCCCGCAGACGACCCGAAACCAGAATATTCCCTTGAAGTTGATacttcaaaaaatattaaaggaaCAGACTACTCGATAAAAGAACTACCTGCTCTTAATTACCTTCTGACAAGCGATGAAACACTGAGTACAGTCATCacggacaaagacagaaag gaacatTTACAGCACTATGAAGATGCATGGGTCTCTGTTGGCAATGATGATGCAGGAATACTGGAGAAAGCTGCCTCTATGCTCAAGATGGCTGGTATTAATGATCCAATATTAACCCAAAAAATACGAAACAAGCAAACCTGCTACAAAAACATGCTTGAGGAAATGCTCACTTCCGCAAGGGAAAGAAATTTGGATCGTCTGAATAAAGATCTCAAAACCTGCATTGCTGCAAACCTGCAAAACAGAGGAGACATAGAAAACTCCAAGAAAGTACTAATTGCCTTGTGTGAGGAAG AAATGGAAAAGGCTGTTAAAGGAAACAAACTGGAAGAACTCcgtgagtgcataaagaaaataGAGAATACCTGTGTGGGGGCAGTGGTACAGGAGCAGGCTTGGTTCAAAGAGGTCCAGAAGGACATTAAAAGGAGGACGCTGTCCGTAAGGGAACAGGACGAGGCGAATGTGAGAAGACCTCCAGGCCATGTCATGGACGTCATCGTTGCAGCCTTCATTTTGATtggagaaaaagaggaaaacctTGAc AGTTGGCAGAAGGTCGTTGCAAGACTGAAGGAAACGAACGAAAAAGaattgcagaaaaaagtaaacagttaTACGACTGATTATCTGAATCAACAGCGGGTGAACCTGGCAAAAAAGAAGTTGGATCGAGCTGAGGGAACGTTTGCCGATTACAGGTCAATAGAAACACTCAAGAAAAGG tgctggGACAAGATCCGCTCTTACGAAACTGTAGGGAGGCTCAAGAAGACTACTAACGCCGTGGAAATGAAGAATATCAACTGTCCAGCAAGAGGGTGCAACATATCTCTCATACTCATGAAGAAGTGA
- the LOC112574770 gene encoding hillarin-like isoform X4, whose protein sequence is MIKDKKLWEPKVGYPPLCPPKTLKEDLLRDVDFTEVDKDARAKLNSPKDSFDKLVQHLTSHLSSDLHKLRAIFVWMGAQKIGFRQQESNCKDKNSPEYYLQEASKNSRLIDIMFARMCRAARIPCVLVNGKAKGTNYEPGNVDSEGEYTWAVVYVADSWRFVFSLAAFVAVHGYQSEHLFLVEESGEQIIARLPANVGTKMSSFDEFYFLTDPEVMNYFCHPYDEDKQLVTEPWTEEEFFDSPFFSKSYFSSAWKLISPWTCVIKTTTGWCLIDMFNPGPGYKLKYRLFSGEIVETDRCVTILKRTQQRESFLVRLPETGKYKFEVLEVHGVGEISLVTFQIVYDDASSKTRPLPSNPENGFGFGEAAAEAGLSEPSHTEGVVPVKSGDEISIHFKVKDDVDISARLVHFSRESEKLRDNITVNRENKNVTIIARLPADDPKPEYSLEVDTSKNIKGTDYSIKELPALNYLLTSDETLSTVITDKDRKEHLQHYEDAWVSVGNDDAGILEKAASMLKMAGINDPILTQKIRNKQTCYKNMLEEMLTSARERNLDRLNKDLKTCIAANLQNRGDIENSKKVLIALCEEEMEKAVKGNKLEELRECIKKIENTCVGAVVQEQAWFKEVQKDIKRRTLSVREQDEANVRRPPGHVMDVIVAAFILIGEKEENLDSWQKVVARLKETNEKELQKKVNSYTTDYLNQQRVNLAKKKLDRAEGTFADYRSIETLKKRCWDKIRSYETVGRLKKTTNAVEMKNINCPARGCNISLILMKK, encoded by the exons ATGATTAAG GATAAGAAGCTATGGGAGCCCAAAGTTGGGTACCCACCCCTATGTCCGCCGAAGACCCTCAAGGAGGACCTACTCCGAGATGTAGACTTCACTGAGGTGGACAAGGACGCTCGGGCG AAACTCAATTCACCAAAGGACAGTTTCGACAAACTTGTCCAGCACCTCACCAGTCATTTAAGCTCCGATCTACACAAGTTAAGAGCCATTTTTGTGTGGATGGGCGCTCAGAAGATAGGATTTCGACAACAGGAAAGCAACTGCAAAGATAAGAACAGTCCAGAATACTACCTACAGGAGGCATCGAAAAACAGCAGGTTAATTGACATAATGTTCGCCAGGATGTGTAG AGCTGCAAGAATCCCATGTGTTCTTGTGAACGGAAAGGCAAAAGGTACAAACTACGAGCCAGGTAATGTTGATAGCGAAGGAGAATATACCTGGGCAGTTGTTTACGTGGCCGACAGCTGGCGATTCGTGTTTTCTCTCGCTGCCTTCGTAGCAGTACATGGGTACCAAAGTGAACACTTATTCTTGGTTGAGGAGTCTGGAGAGCAAATAATAGCaag gcTCCCAGCAAATGTCGGTACCAAGATGTCCAGTTTTGACGAATTTTATTTCCTGACTGACCCTGAGGTGATGAATTATTTCTGTCACCCATATGATGAAGACAAGCAGCTGGTGACTGAACCATGGACAGAAGAGGAATTCTTTGACTCGCCTTTCTTTAGTAAATCTTATTTCTCATCTGCATGGAAGCTAATCAGCCCATGGACGTGCGTAATCAAGACCACAACAGGATGGTGTTTGATTGACATGTTCAATCCAGGACCTGGTTATAAACTTAAATACAGATTATTCTCCGGAGAAATTGTGGAAACGGATCGCTGCGTAACTAT ATTAAAGCGGACTCAGCAGAGGGAATCATTTCTGGTCAGACTTCCAGAGACTGGAAAATACAAATTTGAAGTGTTGGAAGTTCATGGAGTTGGAGAAATTAGCCTAGTCACATTCCAGATCGTTTATGATGATGCGTCTTCAAAGACACGGCCCTTGCCGTCCAACCCAGAAAACGGGTTTGGCTTCGGTGAAGCAGCTGCTGAAGCTGGATTGTCGGAGCCTTCCCACACGGAAGGGGTTGTGCCGGTGAAAAGTGGTGACGAGATCAGCATCCACTTCAAGGTTAAAGATGATGTGGACATTTCGGCCAGACTTGTCCACTTCAGCAGGGAATCAGAAAAACTTCGTGACAACATCACCGTAAAccgagaaaacaaaaatgtaacaattaTTGCAAGACTGCCCGCAGACGACCCGAAACCAGAATATTCCCTTGAAGTTGATacttcaaaaaatattaaaggaaCAGACTACTCGATAAAAGAACTACCTGCTCTTAATTACCTTCTGACAAGCGATGAAACACTGAGTACAGTCATCacggacaaagacagaaag gaacatTTACAGCACTATGAAGATGCATGGGTCTCTGTTGGCAATGATGATGCAGGAATACTGGAGAAAGCTGCCTCTATGCTCAAGATGGCTGGTATTAATGATCCAATATTAACCCAAAAAATACGAAACAAGCAAACCTGCTACAAAAACATGCTTGAGGAAATGCTCACTTCCGCAAGGGAAAGAAATTTGGATCGTCTGAATAAAGATCTCAAAACCTGCATTGCTGCAAACCTGCAAAACAGAGGAGACATAGAAAACTCCAAGAAAGTACTAATTGCCTTGTGTGAGGAAG AAATGGAAAAGGCTGTTAAAGGAAACAAACTGGAAGAACTCcgtgagtgcataaagaaaataGAGAATACCTGTGTGGGGGCAGTGGTACAGGAGCAGGCTTGGTTCAAAGAGGTCCAGAAGGACATTAAAAGGAGGACGCTGTCCGTAAGGGAACAGGACGAGGCGAATGTGAGAAGACCTCCAGGCCATGTCATGGACGTCATCGTTGCAGCCTTCATTTTGATtggagaaaaagaggaaaacctTGAc AGTTGGCAGAAGGTCGTTGCAAGACTGAAGGAAACGAACGAAAAAGaattgcagaaaaaagtaaacagttaTACGACTGATTATCTGAATCAACAGCGGGTGAACCTGGCAAAAAAGAAGTTGGATCGAGCTGAGGGAACGTTTGCCGATTACAGGTCAATAGAAACACTCAAGAAAAGG tgctggGACAAGATCCGCTCTTACGAAACTGTAGGGAGGCTCAAGAAGACTACTAACGCCGTGGAAATGAAGAATATCAACTGTCCAGCAAGAGGGTGCAACATATCTCTCATACTCATGAAGAAGTGA
- the LOC112574770 gene encoding uncharacterized protein LOC112574770 isoform X3 produces MADTEVLTTQQGLPEREERYRYLDQLNRALSEIKSKDRGEIEEKKKEILAFCKQEMEKTICNQDHQEIGDWLNKIAETGVNREAREKAWFKYAQEVYWDLEKSNSNNNKKSHISGRRLPKWEELITRISQMIKDKKLWEPKVGYPPLCPPKTLKEDLLRDVDFTEVDKDARAKLNSPKDSFDKLVQHLTSHLSSDLHKLRAIFVWMGAQKIGFRQQESNCKDKNSPEYYLQEASKNSRLIDIMFARMCRAARIPCVLVNGKAKGTNYEPGNVDSEGEYTWAVVYVADSWRFVFSLAAFVAVHGYQSEHLFLVEESGEQIIARLPANVGTKMSSFDEFYFLTDPEVMNYFCHPYDEDKQLVTEPWTEEEFFDSPFFSKSYFSSAWKLISPWTCVIKTTTGWCLIDMFNPGPGYKLKYRLFSGEIVETDRCVTILKRTQQRESFLVRLPETGKYKFEVLEVHGVGEISLVTFQIVYDDASSKTRPLPSNPENGFGFGEAAAEAGLSEPSHTEGVVPVKSGDEISIHFKVKDDVDISARLVHFSRESEKLRDNITVNRENKNVTIIARLPADDPKPEYSLEVDTSKNIKGTDYSIKELPALNYLLTSDETLSTVITDKDRKEHLQHYEDAWVSVGNDDAGILEKAASMLKMAGINDPILTQKIRNKQTCYKNMLEEMLTSARERNLDRLNKDLKTCIAANLQNRGDIENSKKVLIALCEEEMEKAVKGNKLEELRECIKKIENTCVGAVVQEQAWFKEVQKDIKRRTLSVREQDEANVRRPPGHVMDVIVAAFILIGEKEENLDSWQKVVARLKETNEKELQKKVNSYTTDYLNQQRVNLAKKKLDRAEGTFADYRSIETLKKRCWDKIRSYETVGRLKKTTNAVEMKNINCPARGCNISLILMKK; encoded by the exons ATGGCTGACACTGAAGTCCTGACAACACAACAAGGACTGCCAGAGAGGGAAGAAAGGTACAGATACTTGGATCAGCTAAATCGTGCACTCTCAGAAATAAAGTCTAAAGACAGAGGAGAAatagaggagaagaagaaagaaattctgGCATTTTGTAAGCAAG AAATGGAAAAGACGATTTGCAATCAAGATCATCAAGAGATCGGAGACTGGCTGAATAAAATAGCCGAGACTGGTGTCAATAGAGAGGCAAGGGAAAAGGCTTGGTTCAAGTATGCCCAGGAGGTATATTGGGATCTGGAAAAgtccaacagcaacaacaaca AGAAAAGCCATATTTCTGGAAGACGCTTACCAAAGTGGGAAGAATTGATCACCCGAATTTCTCAAATGATTAAG GATAAGAAGCTATGGGAGCCCAAAGTTGGGTACCCACCCCTATGTCCGCCGAAGACCCTCAAGGAGGACCTACTCCGAGATGTAGACTTCACTGAGGTGGACAAGGACGCTCGGGCG AAACTCAATTCACCAAAGGACAGTTTCGACAAACTTGTCCAGCACCTCACCAGTCATTTAAGCTCCGATCTACACAAGTTAAGAGCCATTTTTGTGTGGATGGGCGCTCAGAAGATAGGATTTCGACAACAGGAAAGCAACTGCAAAGATAAGAACAGTCCAGAATACTACCTACAGGAGGCATCGAAAAACAGCAGGTTAATTGACATAATGTTCGCCAGGATGTGTAG AGCTGCAAGAATCCCATGTGTTCTTGTGAACGGAAAGGCAAAAGGTACAAACTACGAGCCAGGTAATGTTGATAGCGAAGGAGAATATACCTGGGCAGTTGTTTACGTGGCCGACAGCTGGCGATTCGTGTTTTCTCTCGCTGCCTTCGTAGCAGTACATGGGTACCAAAGTGAACACTTATTCTTGGTTGAGGAGTCTGGAGAGCAAATAATAGCaag gcTCCCAGCAAATGTCGGTACCAAGATGTCCAGTTTTGACGAATTTTATTTCCTGACTGACCCTGAGGTGATGAATTATTTCTGTCACCCATATGATGAAGACAAGCAGCTGGTGACTGAACCATGGACAGAAGAGGAATTCTTTGACTCGCCTTTCTTTAGTAAATCTTATTTCTCATCTGCATGGAAGCTAATCAGCCCATGGACGTGCGTAATCAAGACCACAACAGGATGGTGTTTGATTGACATGTTCAATCCAGGACCTGGTTATAAACTTAAATACAGATTATTCTCCGGAGAAATTGTGGAAACGGATCGCTGCGTAACTAT ATTAAAGCGGACTCAGCAGAGGGAATCATTTCTGGTCAGACTTCCAGAGACTGGAAAATACAAATTTGAAGTGTTGGAAGTTCATGGAGTTGGAGAAATTAGCCTAGTCACATTCCAGATCGTTTATGATGATGCGTCTTCAAAGACACGGCCCTTGCCGTCCAACCCAGAAAACGGGTTTGGCTTCGGTGAAGCAGCTGCTGAAGCTGGATTGTCGGAGCCTTCCCACACGGAAGGGGTTGTGCCGGTGAAAAGTGGTGACGAGATCAGCATCCACTTCAAGGTTAAAGATGATGTGGACATTTCGGCCAGACTTGTCCACTTCAGCAGGGAATCAGAAAAACTTCGTGACAACATCACCGTAAAccgagaaaacaaaaatgtaacaattaTTGCAAGACTGCCCGCAGACGACCCGAAACCAGAATATTCCCTTGAAGTTGATacttcaaaaaatattaaaggaaCAGACTACTCGATAAAAGAACTACCTGCTCTTAATTACCTTCTGACAAGCGATGAAACACTGAGTACAGTCATCacggacaaagacagaaag gaacatTTACAGCACTATGAAGATGCATGGGTCTCTGTTGGCAATGATGATGCAGGAATACTGGAGAAAGCTGCCTCTATGCTCAAGATGGCTGGTATTAATGATCCAATATTAACCCAAAAAATACGAAACAAGCAAACCTGCTACAAAAACATGCTTGAGGAAATGCTCACTTCCGCAAGGGAAAGAAATTTGGATCGTCTGAATAAAGATCTCAAAACCTGCATTGCTGCAAACCTGCAAAACAGAGGAGACATAGAAAACTCCAAGAAAGTACTAATTGCCTTGTGTGAGGAAG AAATGGAAAAGGCTGTTAAAGGAAACAAACTGGAAGAACTCcgtgagtgcataaagaaaataGAGAATACCTGTGTGGGGGCAGTGGTACAGGAGCAGGCTTGGTTCAAAGAGGTCCAGAAGGACATTAAAAGGAGGACGCTGTCCGTAAGGGAACAGGACGAGGCGAATGTGAGAAGACCTCCAGGCCATGTCATGGACGTCATCGTTGCAGCCTTCATTTTGATtggagaaaaagaggaaaacctTGAc AGTTGGCAGAAGGTCGTTGCAAGACTGAAGGAAACGAACGAAAAAGaattgcagaaaaaagtaaacagttaTACGACTGATTATCTGAATCAACAGCGGGTGAACCTGGCAAAAAAGAAGTTGGATCGAGCTGAGGGAACGTTTGCCGATTACAGGTCAATAGAAACACTCAAGAAAAGG tgctggGACAAGATCCGCTCTTACGAAACTGTAGGGAGGCTCAAGAAGACTACTAACGCCGTGGAAATGAAGAATATCAACTGTCCAGCAAGAGGGTGCAACATATCTCTCATACTCATGAAGAAGTGA
- the LOC112574770 gene encoding uncharacterized protein LOC112574770 isoform X2 — MADTEVLTTQQGLPEREERYRYLDQLNRALSEIKSKDRGEIEEKKKEILAFCKQEMEKTICNQDHQEIGDWLNKIAETGVNREAREKAWFKYAQEVYWDLEKSNSNNNKKKSHISGRRLPKWEELITRISQMIKDKKLWEPKVGYPPLCPPKTLKEDLLRDVDFTEVDKDARAKLNSPKDSFDKLVQHLTSHLSSDLHKLRAIFVWMGAQKIGFRQQESNCKDKNSPEYYLQEASKNSRLIDIMFARMCRAARIPCVLVNGKAKGTNYEPGNVDSEGEYTWAVVYVADSWRFVFSLAAFVAVHGYQSEHLFLVEESGEQIIARLPANVGTKMSSFDEFYFLTDPEVMNYFCHPYDEDKQLVTEPWTEEEFFDSPFFSKSYFSSAWKLISPWTCVIKTTTGWCLIDMFNPGPGYKLKYRLFSGEIVETDRCVTILKRTQQRESFLVRLPETGKYKFEVLEVHGVGEISLVTFQIVYDDASSKTRPLPSNPENGFGFGEAAAEAGLSEPSHTEGVVPVKSGDEISIHFKVKDDVDISARLVHFSRESEKLRDNITVNRENKNVTIIARLPADDPKPEYSLEVDTSKNIKGTDYSIKELPALNYLLTSDETLSTVITDKDRKEHLQHYEDAWVSVGNDDAGILEKAASMLKMAGINDPILTQKIRNKQTCYKNMLEEMLTSARERNLDRLNKDLKTCIAANLQNRGDIENSKKVLIALCEEEMEKAVKGNKLEELRECIKKIENTCVGAVVQEQAWFKEVQKDIKRRTLSVREQDEANVRRPPGHVMDVIVAAFILIGEKEENLDSWQKVVARLKETNEKELQKKVNSYTTDYLNQQRVNLAKKKLDRAEGTFADYRSIETLKKQCWDKIRSYETVGRLKKTTNAVEMKNINCPARGCNISLILMKK, encoded by the exons ATGGCTGACACTGAAGTCCTGACAACACAACAAGGACTGCCAGAGAGGGAAGAAAGGTACAGATACTTGGATCAGCTAAATCGTGCACTCTCAGAAATAAAGTCTAAAGACAGAGGAGAAatagaggagaagaagaaagaaattctgGCATTTTGTAAGCAAG AAATGGAAAAGACGATTTGCAATCAAGATCATCAAGAGATCGGAGACTGGCTGAATAAAATAGCCGAGACTGGTGTCAATAGAGAGGCAAGGGAAAAGGCTTGGTTCAAGTATGCCCAGGAGGTATATTGGGATCTGGAAAAgtccaacagcaacaacaacaagaag AAAAGCCATATTTCTGGAAGACGCTTACCAAAGTGGGAAGAATTGATCACCCGAATTTCTCAAATGATTAAG GATAAGAAGCTATGGGAGCCCAAAGTTGGGTACCCACCCCTATGTCCGCCGAAGACCCTCAAGGAGGACCTACTCCGAGATGTAGACTTCACTGAGGTGGACAAGGACGCTCGGGCG AAACTCAATTCACCAAAGGACAGTTTCGACAAACTTGTCCAGCACCTCACCAGTCATTTAAGCTCCGATCTACACAAGTTAAGAGCCATTTTTGTGTGGATGGGCGCTCAGAAGATAGGATTTCGACAACAGGAAAGCAACTGCAAAGATAAGAACAGTCCAGAATACTACCTACAGGAGGCATCGAAAAACAGCAGGTTAATTGACATAATGTTCGCCAGGATGTGTAG AGCTGCAAGAATCCCATGTGTTCTTGTGAACGGAAAGGCAAAAGGTACAAACTACGAGCCAGGTAATGTTGATAGCGAAGGAGAATATACCTGGGCAGTTGTTTACGTGGCCGACAGCTGGCGATTCGTGTTTTCTCTCGCTGCCTTCGTAGCAGTACATGGGTACCAAAGTGAACACTTATTCTTGGTTGAGGAGTCTGGAGAGCAAATAATAGCaag gcTCCCAGCAAATGTCGGTACCAAGATGTCCAGTTTTGACGAATTTTATTTCCTGACTGACCCTGAGGTGATGAATTATTTCTGTCACCCATATGATGAAGACAAGCAGCTGGTGACTGAACCATGGACAGAAGAGGAATTCTTTGACTCGCCTTTCTTTAGTAAATCTTATTTCTCATCTGCATGGAAGCTAATCAGCCCATGGACGTGCGTAATCAAGACCACAACAGGATGGTGTTTGATTGACATGTTCAATCCAGGACCTGGTTATAAACTTAAATACAGATTATTCTCCGGAGAAATTGTGGAAACGGATCGCTGCGTAACTAT ATTAAAGCGGACTCAGCAGAGGGAATCATTTCTGGTCAGACTTCCAGAGACTGGAAAATACAAATTTGAAGTGTTGGAAGTTCATGGAGTTGGAGAAATTAGCCTAGTCACATTCCAGATCGTTTATGATGATGCGTCTTCAAAGACACGGCCCTTGCCGTCCAACCCAGAAAACGGGTTTGGCTTCGGTGAAGCAGCTGCTGAAGCTGGATTGTCGGAGCCTTCCCACACGGAAGGGGTTGTGCCGGTGAAAAGTGGTGACGAGATCAGCATCCACTTCAAGGTTAAAGATGATGTGGACATTTCGGCCAGACTTGTCCACTTCAGCAGGGAATCAGAAAAACTTCGTGACAACATCACCGTAAAccgagaaaacaaaaatgtaacaattaTTGCAAGACTGCCCGCAGACGACCCGAAACCAGAATATTCCCTTGAAGTTGATacttcaaaaaatattaaaggaaCAGACTACTCGATAAAAGAACTACCTGCTCTTAATTACCTTCTGACAAGCGATGAAACACTGAGTACAGTCATCacggacaaagacagaaag gaacatTTACAGCACTATGAAGATGCATGGGTCTCTGTTGGCAATGATGATGCAGGAATACTGGAGAAAGCTGCCTCTATGCTCAAGATGGCTGGTATTAATGATCCAATATTAACCCAAAAAATACGAAACAAGCAAACCTGCTACAAAAACATGCTTGAGGAAATGCTCACTTCCGCAAGGGAAAGAAATTTGGATCGTCTGAATAAAGATCTCAAAACCTGCATTGCTGCAAACCTGCAAAACAGAGGAGACATAGAAAACTCCAAGAAAGTACTAATTGCCTTGTGTGAGGAAG AAATGGAAAAGGCTGTTAAAGGAAACAAACTGGAAGAACTCcgtgagtgcataaagaaaataGAGAATACCTGTGTGGGGGCAGTGGTACAGGAGCAGGCTTGGTTCAAAGAGGTCCAGAAGGACATTAAAAGGAGGACGCTGTCCGTAAGGGAACAGGACGAGGCGAATGTGAGAAGACCTCCAGGCCATGTCATGGACGTCATCGTTGCAGCCTTCATTTTGATtggagaaaaagaggaaaacctTGAc AGTTGGCAGAAGGTCGTTGCAAGACTGAAGGAAACGAACGAAAAAGaattgcagaaaaaagtaaacagttaTACGACTGATTATCTGAATCAACAGCGGGTGAACCTGGCAAAAAAGAAGTTGGATCGAGCTGAGGGAACGTTTGCCGATTACAGGTCAATAGAAACACTCAAGAAA cagtgctggGACAAGATCCGCTCTTACGAAACTGTAGGGAGGCTCAAGAAGACTACTAACGCCGTGGAAATGAAGAATATCAACTGTCCAGCAAGAGGGTGCAACATATCTCTCATACTCATGAAGAAGTGA